From the genome of Chlorocebus sabaeus isolate Y175 chromosome 2, mChlSab1.0.hap1, whole genome shotgun sequence, one region includes:
- the LOC103249036 gene encoding LOW QUALITY PROTEIN: uncharacterized protein (The sequence of the model RefSeq protein was modified relative to this genomic sequence to represent the inferred CDS: deleted 2 bases in 2 codons) gives MATLPQMRSPCTTTNKEKLGSRAPCVHRLQSKKKCPGLKRTLIRPAGRASGRQKGMAASRFLLAERAELTTPSETARAETGPAWHPSPAHSSRLTLLSGKSSISLKSFNNLILTWHRTSPFLGTQECLLLDVNKIQLLKVSSGIEGVEFIPHHSETESEEFAGSSLAQNKSTRHFYLIQKTIVYLHKCTAADTASTNHIGFSVHSHEGSSPHSRLVCSRRPSDECHILFL, from the exons ATGGCTACCTTGCCTCAGATGAGGAG TCCCTGCACAACAACAAACAAGGAGAAGCTGGGCTCCAGAGCGCCGTGTGTTCACAGGCTCCAAAGCAAGAAGAAATGTCCTGGTTTAAAACGGACATTGATCAGACCTGCTGGGAGGGCGAGCGGGAGGCAGAAAGGCATGGCTGCTTCCAGGTTTCTGTTGGCAGAGAGGGCAGAGCTGACAACTCCCAGTGAAACTGCAAGAGCAGAGACAGGGCCAGCCTGGCACCCCAGCCCAGCTCACAGCTCTAGGCTGACGCTTCTCAGCGGGAAGAGCTCTATCTCTCTCAAAAGTTTCAATAATCTTATCCTAACCTGGCACAGAACCTCACCCTTCCTGGGAACACAGGAATGCTTGCTACTTGACGTCAATAAAATCCAACTCCTTAAGGTCTCTTCTGGGATCGAAGGGGTGGAGTTCATTCCACACCATTCTGAG ACAGAGTCAGAGGAATTTGCTGGGTCTTCTCTGGCTCAGAATAAGTCTACCAGGCATTTCTACCTTATCCAGAAGACAATCGTTTATTTGCACAAGTGCACAGCGGCCGACACCGCCAGCACTAACCACATTGGATTCTCGGTCCACTCTCAT GAAGGCTCCAGCCCTCATTCAAGGCTGGTCTGTTCCCGTAGGCCTTCTGATGAGTGCCACATTTTGTTCCTCTAA